DNA from Malus sylvestris chromosome 11, drMalSylv7.2, whole genome shotgun sequence:
ttagaattttaaagaagtttataacattccaggtgtattcaattagaatttgaatttaaagaaTTTAGAAAAGTtaaggaattagagggaattggagagattttgtagtgtattttaagcatccacaaatctcacctctccccatgagatttcgagggaattgaatcaaaattttatatgaaatctctacaaatcaggtaaacttcaaaaaaattcataaatttataaatcaattaaaatctctcaaattcctaattgaatacacccctctTTAGATTTAAACAGgacaaaaatatatgattattAATGTTGTGTTGGGGTGCTTCTTTGGTTTAGGCATCAGAGCACTGAGCGCGGGACTTACAAAAGCCACCAACAAGGAGAAGCATTCCGGCCGTTGTCTTTGATTTCAGAAGGAAATGGAAATTATAATTGCAATTGCCTCAAAAATTGGAGAGTCCTTGGTCACACCAATAGGAACAGAGTTTGGCTATTTGGTTAATTACCATTCCAACCTTGAAAGTCTTAGGGGTGAGATAAAAAAGCTTTTTGACAAGAAAGATGGAGTGCAGGGATTGGTAGATGCTGCCAAAAGGAATGGTGAAATCATCAAACCTGATGTTCAGAGTTGGCTAAAGAATGTGAACGACGACATGGTCAAAAAAGTGTTGCAGTTTGAGGatgaaattaacaagaaaaggCGATGTGTGTATCGATGGAGCTTGAGTCGGAGAGCCTATAAGATTAAACAAGAAGTTCTTCGGCTCCAAAACGAAGGAAGATTTGAAAATGTGGCCCATCCTGCACCTCCACCAGAGATATGGTCAACATTCGAAAATGTTTTTAAGGATTTTAAGTCCAGAAGGGCAAACATGAATGAGGTGATAGAGGGTTTGACGAGGGAAGAAGTACGAATGATCGGGATTTGTGGAATGGGGGGCGTGGGTAAAACCACAATGGTAAAAGAAATCATCACAAGATTGGCAAAACTGAACCTATTTGATAAAATTGTAATGGCAACTGTGTCTCAAAGTCCAAGTATTAGGACGATCCAGGCGGAAATTGCAGAAGAAATAGGTTTGGAATTGAAGGAGGAATCCGAGTCCGGAAGAGCACGAAGGCTACATGGGAGACTCATGGAAATAAAGAGGATCCTGATTGTATTAGATGATGTCTCGGCAGAGCTTGATTTTGAGGCTATAGGACTCCCTTCTGGAAATGCTCATGAAGGGTGCAAAGTTTTGTTGACATCACGAGATTCGAACGTTTGCAGCAGGATGCGAAGTCAACAAATTATTGCAGTCCCGATTTTAACAACAGAAGAATCACAGGAGCTCTTTCGAGAAATGGTAGGTGAATCCTTTAATGATCCTGATTTACGTTCCACTGCAAAAGATGTATTGAAGGAATGTGGAGGTTTACCTATTGCAATTGTAACTGTTGGAAAAGccctagaaaagaaaaacaagcgTGAATGGGATGATGCCCTTAATCAGTTGCGAAATTCTACCCCAGTGAACATCCCTGGAGTGAATGACAAAGTTTATTCTAGCATAAAATGGAGTTATGATAGATTGGAGAGTGATTAAGCTAGGTCATGtcttttactttgttgtttatttccaGAAGACTATGATATTCCAATTGAGTATTTGGTTCGATAAGGATGGGGTCGAGGATATTTTAGCAGCAGCTTTACTTTGGAAGATGCAAGAAATAGAGTGCATCTTTGGTTGACCAACTAAAAAGAAGGTTTTTGTTGCTAGATAGTGGCAAGAGTGAGGCTACAAAAATGCATGACGTAGTTCGCGATGTTGTCATATGGATTGCTTCAAGAGATCCACATGGATTTTTGATAAGAAGTGATGCTGAAAATAAAGGGTGGCCAAATTTAGCTACATATGACCATTACACTACAATCTCACTTGTTGGCGATTTGGAGATTCCAGTTGGTTTGAAATGCCCAAAACTTGAGCTTCTACAGACGATGGAAGGACTTTTTTCAGAAGGTAGCATGAACAACATTTGTAAGGCGATGAAAGAACTGAAGGTTTTAGCTTTGGTGGGAATGGAAATGAAAAACCGAGTCTCATTAAGATCACTGAAGAATCTGCGGACCTTGTGCCTAGATGGGTCTAATTTTGATGGCACGTCTACTGATGTTATTGGgagtttggagaatttagaaaTCCTCAGCTTTCGGGATTGTTATTCCATGCGTGAGTTGCCGAGGGAAATTGGACGACTTAAACAGTTAAGGTTGTTAGATACGACAAACTGCGAGGAACTTGAGGTGATTCCACATGGTATCTTCTCCAGCTTATGTAGACTTGAAGAGTTGTAAATGGTTAATAGCTTTAACGAATGGGAAattggaagaggaagagaagaaaagggGATGGCAAGCATTTCTGAGGTGATGTCTCTGTCCGATCATTTGAAGGTTCTAGCCATAGAGATACCCAGTGTCATCCACTTGTTGACAAAAGACATAGTCTTGAAAAGCCCAACAATAAGATTCCTTATACGCTGTGCAACATGGGGAAGGCATTTTTCGGAGATGAGTACTTATGCATTCGAAAATTGTTTAGAGATTAGTGAAAGTGATGCAAGGGAGTTGGAGGAGAGTCAAGCAGTCAGACTTTTGTTggaaaaatctaaaaaattgtATTTGTCGGAGGTTAAGAATTTCTCTGTCCTCACTGATTTAGACCAAGAAGGATTTCAAGATTTGAAagatttgcagctttggaattGTCCACATATCGAGTATCTTGCAAATGGAACAAGTGGGTTTTTGACCAACCTAAGATTCCTTGAATTGGTATTTTGTGGTGTCTTAAAATATGCCTTTTCATTATCAGTAGCAAGAAACTTGGTACAACTCAAAGAATTAAACATTGATGGATGTGGTCAAATGGAAGAAATTGTGTCGAAGCAGGGGAGGGAACATGAGGAGGAAGCCGATATGATATCTTTCGATAAATTAACCAATTTGACTCTCGAGGGTCTAGGGAGTTTGGTTGGTTTCTTCCAAGCTAAGAAGCTATACTCCAACCAAGAGGTATGTCCCACTCTCCAATCTCTATGATATGAGGAGGCAGCCGATATGTGGAAATTTGAAATTGTTTAACTGataatgatttttctttttcaggaAACAACGGCAAGGGTTGAGCATCAATCTGCAGGCGTATTTGAAAAAGCAATATTTCCATCAAAGTGCATTTCATGGTTACCAAGTTTAGAAGAGGTAGTATTGGGACGTATGAAGTTTGAAGGCGTGCTATTTGATTTGAAAATCCATATAGTTATGGATGGGCAGACAGCTCCAACATTTCCACAGCTACGTAAGTTGAAGATATTTTATTGTACATTTACACATTTGTGGAAAAACATTCCATCTGGATTTCAGGGTTTCCgaaatttgagatatttggaAATGAGAGAATGTTGTGGTCTAGAATATGTGTTCTCGCATTTAATTGCCTGGGAACTTTTGAATCTTGAAGAGGTAAAGATAGCAAAATGTCCGAACATGGAAACTATAGTCAGAATCACAGAGCAAAATGAAGAAGAGGCGACAATATACATGATTTTGTTTCCGAAACTGAACACATTTGAACTAGAAGACCTGCCTCGTCTCACAAGTCTTTGTCCAGAGGGATTTACATTTCTATGGTCATCCACAAAAAAAATGCAcgtgaaaagatgtgaaaatttGAAGACATTGGGTGCTGTAATTCCACAAAGAAAGAAGTTGGAGAATAACTTGAAGAAGGATTCAACAAGTCATGATTTCAGCACTTCTCCAACACGTTCATCAAATTGGTGCCCTGCTGGATGTGGATGCGCACCATATTCAAGACCAAACGCCCACCGCCCCATTGAAATATTGCCACGTCCAATTAACCTGGAGGTAAGCTTTTAAATCAGGTTCAATTAACCTCTATAAGTACAACTTTTAATCAGTATTGTATCATCTTGTTGATCGTGCTTAATTTTCTAGGTTACACCAACTAATCTTGAGGACTCAAATGATAATGATAATCTCGAAAATCTTACTGTAAGTGACTCTAATTCGATGGAAGTGATTTTCCAACTCAAGGGACCGAAGCATGAAGAAAGTAGTCACTCCATTGAAGCATTCAATAAATTGAGTTCCTTGCGGTTAGATAGATTGCCAGGTTTAACGCGTGTTTGGGAGATGGGTAGTTCACAACCGATGTTGACAGGAAGCAGCTTCGGAAACTTGAAATCGCTGGAGGTTGGTTTTTGCAACCAGTTGAAATACTTGTTTTCATCGTCCATAGTCAAACTTCTCGTGAGTATAGAGGACATAGAAGTTCATAACTGTGAGAAGATGGAAGAAATCGTTGCCGCAGAAGAAGAAACTGATGAAACAATTACATTACCTAAAGTGAAGTCCATCAAGCTTGAAAGTCTGCCAAAACTCAAGtatttttgtggtgaagcttatACTTTGAAGTTGCCGTCTTTGGAGTTATTGGAGGTTGATGACGTGCAAAACTTAAGCCTATTAGCTCCAAAGCTTATTGCCACACATCCCCGATTGCAAGTACGCACCGCGTTGGGAGTGGCTGAATGGAAGGAGGACCTCAATGCCACTCTAAGGAATATTTACGTCACAAGGTATGCTTTAATATAAGGTTTTTAATTTCCAATCATTTATGGCAAACACCACAAAAAATTCGACAACAAATTTAGGCAAAGCATAATCAACAGTTCAGATTTAGTTTGACGAAAGTGTAATCAAAATttagtcacacacacacacacacacacacaacacacacacacacacacacaacacacacacaacacacacacaacacacacacacacacacacacacatatatgtatatatgtatgtgcgTATTTGCACACTAGAGTGTATTTAgatatgtttttcttcttttgaaaaCTCAATTATATCTCAAGAAAACTtctgtctttcatttctaacaCAGGAAgggtgaagatgatgaaatcGAGAGGGAGGACGAACACAATTAATTGATCAAGCACAAAGGTTAACATGTCTCCATCTTCAACTTCTTCTAGGCTTAGTAAAAACTGCTATTTTCGGAAACACATATACAATAAGCATAACCGTTTCAACTTATTTGAGTTTCAGTGATTTCTAATATTCTCCAATGCATGCAGGACAACAATTCAAAGAAGGTTGTGGCTTCAACAATTCGTTTACCATCTCATATGTACAAACCAATAAAatgtcatttgttgcatcagACTTTCATTCCAAAAATACTATTTATGTTGCTTATTTTATGCATGTATAATAAATTTCGAGTGTGATTGTTACTGTTTGTATCTAAGTTCGCATTATTAATGTATGTTTATTTGCACCAAGAAATGAGAAATgcttatgtaaaaataaatgaataagaTTAAACAAGAAAAACTTTACGCTACTCAAACTTGCAAACACTCAAACTACAAGCATTATGAATAAACACGGAATCAGGCTACGCAATTGCCTTCATCATAACATGATTTTGGCCCCCATTTTATAATTTCCTACCACATTTTCACATTCTTTCCATGAATTTTATAATACATATGCAAAAGAGTTCAATCTAGGGGCTCCAAAAATATCACAGACAGAACAATTAACACAAAtcgaataaaaatttgaaatcatgAATCGATCCCGAAACTaaaagttgaaatttttgaaaagAACTTACATCGGAGGACAGCCCACCGGGACAGGATCATTTATACCTCTTGGATCGAGAATATTGGCAGGAAAACCGCGGTCACCGTTTCTTTGATCTGAAATTGAGGAAACTTGGCTACGATTCTGTAGAAACTAACTTGGGAGTTGGAAAGAGGAGTCTGGATATGTAATTTGACGGCCGTTGGTGACCCGTGGATGAAAATAAACTTCATGCGAAAACAAGACCAGATTGAggtaagaaagaaaaatacataggCAGAAATAACATGTCAGTCAGGCAAGACAAGTAATTGCAACCATAACACAACAGAATGAAGAAACATACCATGAGGATTTTGAACAAACATAATGAAGTGTAACCAAGAGCATACAAATATCAAAAATATAGAAAAGAATGTTATACAATCACTGTAAGTGATTTCAAAGGCCATCTTCTATTTCTGTTTCTGGAAAAAAGTCATTTTGTCAAGATGTCGTTCCATTTCCTTACCATGATGagtaaattgaaatttgaacttGCTTGCTGTTCTTGCATATCTTCTCCTCATCCTGGTTACCAACCCAGCAAGTCTTCACCAATCCATCTATGATGTACGTACGTCATTGTAATATCATGTGATGCAGCTTACCTAGATTATATTTCCTGTAGCCTAAGTTTAGATATTTCCTTTGCAGAGGGTATAGCATGCAAGGTCCTAAGAACTTTACCAAATTATCATCCTTCAAGTATAGAAAATCTTCCAAATGTATAAACGAAATAAACTTGTGACGGAACCAAAGAATGCAAATGCTTATCATCATTTACTAATTCATATGCATAATTTAAACATTTTCATATTCATTAGAAGCATACAGAAAAGATACATGGCACACAAGATATGTACTTTTCGACGTAGGAGCTCAATTCTTGTATACAGACACACTTCCTTTAGCTTGCATTGGACCTCGTACTTTCCACTAATGTAAATGCCACATCAAAAGTGAAAGAGCGACTCCGGAAACCAATTACATCCATGTGCTTGCACTTCAATGCAGAAACAGAACAAAACATAATCCTAAAGTTTTCGGACCATCATTAAACACGCAAGCATAACAAACATTCACAATCCAGCAAATGGGTGTTCATAATTTCAAGCAGAAACACCAAAAGTcaaagaaaataatgaattaaattctGAAAAATTTTGTACTCAAGTATCTCCCGTGATCTTGAACCAAGTCTCAGCACATTGCTTATAAGCAGCACCCAAATCCCCCTTGCAAGAACACCCCAAGTCAATCGGGACCCCAGAGGCAGGGTCGGTCCCACCACCTCCCTCCAAACCCAAGTGGCAAATCCTGCAATTTCTCTCAACTTTACTCAAATGCACCACCTTCTTCACCTCCGAAACCCCACTCTCTCCACTGAACAGCATTGGATGTCGTCAGAGTCATCCGAGTCCGACGCACCGCTGCCTCCGGTGGCCAAACGGCGGTGGTGGGTTGTCTCGGGAGCTGACATTCGTGAAACCCAGAAAGAGAAATGGCGTGAAATGGTAAAGTGTTAAAGTTGCGGCATTCGGAGACCAAACATGGTGGGGTTATAGAGCAGGTGGAGATGTTTTTTCTCTATCCTCAATCAAAATATCAATCTGCAGGCATATTTGAAAAAGCAATATTTCCATCAAAGTGCATTTCATGGTTTCCAAGTTTAAAAGATGTACGTTTGGAATTTATGAAGTTTGAAGGCGTGCTATTTGATCTGAAAACCCATGGCCAGACAACTCCAATATTTCCCCAGTTACGTGAGTTGCGGATATTCGATACTTCGTTTACACACTTGTGGAAAAACATTCCGTCTGGATTTCAAGGCTTCCAAAATTTGAGATATTTGCACATAAGTTATTGTTCTGGTCTAGAATATGTGTTCTCGCATTTAATTGCCAGAGAACTTTTGAATCTTGAAGAGGTAGAGATATCAACATGTCTGGACATGGAAACTATAGTCAGAATCacagaggaaaaagaagaagaggcgACAAAAGACATGATTTTGTTTCCGAAACTGAACACATTTGAACTAGAAGACCTGCCTCGTCTCACAAGTCTTTGTCCAGAGGGATCTACATTTGTATGGTCATCCACAAAATATATGCTGGAGAATAACTTGAAGAAGGATTCAACAAGTCATGATTTCAGCACTTCTCCAACACGTTCATCAAATTGGTGCCCTGCTGGATGTGGATGCGCACCATATTCAAGACCAAACGCCCACCGCCCCATTGAAATATTGCCACGTCCAATTAACCTGGAGGTAAGCTTTTAAATCAGGTTCAATTAACCTCTATAAGTACAACTTTTAATCAGTATTGTATCATCTTGTTGTTCGTGCTTAATTTTCTAGGTTACACCAACTAATCTTGAGGACTCAAATGATAATGATAATCTCGAAAATCTTACTGTAAGTGACTGTAATTCGATGGAAGTGATTTTCCAACTCAAGGGACCGAAGCATGAAGAAAGTAGTCACTCCATTGAAGCATTCAATAAATTGAGTTCCTTGCGGTTAGATAGATTGCCAGGTTTAACGCGTGTTTGGGAGATGGGTAGTTCACAACCGATGTTGACAGGAAGCAGCTTCGGAAACTTGAAATCGATGGAGGTTGGTTTTTGCAACCAGTTGAAATACTTGTTTTCATCGTCCATAGTCAAACTTCTCGTGAGTATAGAGGACATAGAAGTTCATAACTGTGAGAAGATGGAAGAAATCGTTGCCGCAGAAGAAGAAACTGATGGAACAATTACATTACCTAAAGTGAAGTCCATCAAGCTTGAAAGTCTGCCAAAACTCAAGtatttttgtggtgaagcttatGCTTTGAAGTTGCCGTCTTTGGAGTTATTGGAGGTTATTAATGTGCAAGACTTAAGGCCATTTGATTCTAAGCTTGTTGACACGCATAATCCCCGATTGCAAGTAAAACCCACATTTCGACAGGAATGGACAAGGTATGCTTTAGATTAATGTTTCTAATTTGCATTCACTTTTGTGTCCACCTGAAAGACCGCATCATCAATATACAACCACTGAACCAACAAAGATGACGAAATCGACGGCAAGGATGACGATGACAAAATCGATGGCAAGGATGAAGATGACGAAACCAACAGGGAGGACGAACACAATTGATTGATCAAGCACAAAGGTTAGAATGCTTCCATCTCCAACTTCTTCTAGGTTTAGTAAAAACTGATGAAAATTATCTATATAGTACTCACAAAAATATTCTACCatgttttatataatatatacatacatgtatagcacttaaaaaaattgaacagtTTGGATCTAAAACCACAATCTGCTACCTGTTTCATTTTTTCGAGGTACCTAATAGCAATTAAGGTGAGAGGAAGAAGCATTTCAGATTACCAACTGCCTCAAGAGAAACCTTTATCAGAAACACATATACAATAAACATAACCGTAGTGCTAAGTGgcctaaaaattaatttatcctTAAACCGCTATTTTTGGAAACACATATACAATAAGCACAAGCGTTTCAACTTATTCCAATTTCAGTGATTTCTAATATTCTCCAATGCATGCAGGAAAAGAGTTTAAAGAACGTTGTGGCTCCAGCAATTCGTTTACCATATCATATGTACAAACCAATAAAAGGACATTTGTTGCACCAGAATTTCATTCCAAAAATACTATTTATGTTGCTTATTTTATGTACCATAAATTTCGATTGCGATTATTACTGTTTGTTTCTAAATTCGCATCATTAGTGTTTGCTTATTTGTGCTCGAGGTTGATTATACACGTGTAAGCTGAATCACATGTTTGTAGAATGGACAAGCTGAATAAAATCTGTTTGCCCCCTAATAATGGAAATCATATGTATCTAGGCATGCTTAATATTTGATAAAGAAAAACATTTCTCAAATAAATGTCCACTCACACCTCCGGCAAGCTCTCCCTTGAGGAGCCTTGTCTACCAAATAGGTAAACATCTACTGGACAGCAAACTGCTGAATACAACTAGAGTAAACAAGGAATCAGGCTATGCAATTGCCATCATCATAACATGATTTTGGCCCCCATTTTCTAATTTCCTACCACATTTTCACAATCTTTCCATGAATTTTATAATTCCTATGCAACAGAGTTCATTCATCGCCTATTCACAACAATACAAGGTTCTACAGAGTTCAATCCCACACCATGTTATAGACATGCTTCAACTATCAACCGGGAACGTAATCGTTAGGGGTTTCAACAACTTCACTGATACAACAATTACTATAAGTCTCATCTCCGACATTCATACAGAAAATCGAATAAAATTCGAAATCAAGAATCAATCCCAAAACTGCAagttgaaaatttggaaaaagaacTTACATTGGAGAACAGCCCACGAGAAGAGTATCATTTCTACCTCTTGGGTCGAGCTCCAATTCCGGCGATATTGGCCGAAAACCCCTGGGTCACCGTTTCTTAGATTTGAAGTTGAGGAAAATCGCCTACGAATTTATAGAAACTAACTTGGGGGATAGGATAAGGGACGGCAAGAGCATTCTGGATGTGTAGTTTGAGAGCCTTTGGTGACCAGTGGACGACAGAGCTGTTGCGTCGGCACTCGGCAGTCTTCGGCTTGCTGTTAAATGGGGCTCCTGTTGCAGCGCAGCGCAaaagagaaggaggagagaggatACGGGAGAAGGAGAGAAAATGGGTTTCTccaacctttttcattagttctttTCCACATTTATTTATGGAATAAACGATAATATTTATCATCAAAAGTATGTTTGGTACGTGAGATGAGAAGGAACATGTTTTGATGATAATAATGGCTAAAactaatatagttcaaattttttttagtgaTAATTGAATATAAGATTTCTCTTACAagttacaaataaaaatgaatatcattaaatttttttcacttttaatacacatgtaaataaaaagaaacaaaatgaaaatgaaaagaaataaaataatttgaaatagaaatgaaaaataaaggtAAATTGACAGCATAAGGTAATCAGCCATGGTAATACAAAATTATTATACTATCCTTAAACATTGTAGTGCCATGGAATTTTCATTTTAGCTCTGAATTTCCTTCTGCTTACGCTCACGCGTTCATATTGATGAGCACTACGAAAAAATATTAAGATGATAGGTCATACTCATACGTTCGTTTTTGTTGAGAATTTTTTTGAAGGATTTTGCAATATGGCAGCCATGATTTGCAAAGCCCACCATCGTAGAGCTCGATATCGGCTTGACTTGTGGAGCCACGATCGCAAAGAAGAACCTGGAAAGCTCAATCCTTGTCTTTTTCTTATATAAGTGTCATTTTGGTGAACCAAATGTTCCGATTCCAACATCCAAAATACCacaatgtgattttttttcataCTACAATTGGATTGCATCTTAAAATTATGAAGTCTTGGAGCATTGGTCATGCCATCATGCTGATTTGTGTTGGATTTCGTTAGAGATCGTAATTAATCAATCACCCTTTTTGTGTCTCCCTTCAAAAGTTCAAATTGAAATCTGAACTCCCTAGCAAATAAGAGCCCAATTTGACAACCAAAATCTTCATCGTTCGAGCATCAATGTTCTCTTAAATTCACTACGAGCAAACCGCCATGAAATCTCCTTCATGGACATCTCATAAAATTAGAACGATACAAAGAAGATTAGTGTGACTCCTAAGCTAGGATTACACGTATGAATCGTAAAATAGTTCCTCCTCCACTATTTGATTCTCTCTTTCACTGGCTAACAATATTTTGCTCTACCTTTTCACCCTAAGTAAGAAATGAGCATTTTGTTAGCATCTttttgaaaatttcaaatttgatcctaaTATATCTCTTTTGCACTATTTGACTGAACGACAAATTTTGATTgtctaaatatttatatcaaaatacaaataatattgatattatatatttataatgtGACTGGAATTGTAGTACCCAACATATCTAtcttgaaataaattttgttgtCTATGAAGTGGCCAACTCGACCCTCTCCTATACTCTTTGAGTTTgtataaatatatcattgttTAACAATTGACATTCAGTACTGCGATTTAGTGATATTCATTATCAGGTTCGAATCTTAGGAGTAACGAGTTTgtgtaaatatatcattgtattaaagaaaaacaaaaaaataaaaaataaaacaaaatatttttttttggtctgacaaaaacacgaaaatgcccttaaagCCCAAAGTGACCCCactactgacacaccccgatccagaggatccaggcgtgctggccgtcacgtgagcgtgacgtaaccataagtgcgacacggaagcgaaACAACAACATACATAAGaaggaattcaaaccaaacTCTAGCAGAACAACCTACTAGAATAACAGGACGAGTTATAAtgtaaacacataaattcagagcataggtttaagtgcagtcaagtaggactaaaataaaagtacatcGCTCttaggtgagtcctac
Protein-coding regions in this window:
- the LOC126589163 gene encoding uncharacterized protein LOC126589163 produces the protein MLFSGESGVSEVKKVVHLSKVERNCRICHLGLEGGGGTDPASGVPIDLGCSCKGDLGAAYKQCAETWFKITGDTTCEICGVTAFNNSSGQINEANSSTATAGSVPAPMIQVET